A region of the Ctenopharyngodon idella isolate HZGC_01 chromosome 2, HZGC01, whole genome shotgun sequence genome:
ACAATACAcgcatactcttctgatgacgaaatttgtGTCATgtgcactgtacgctgaccctcatGTATGCATAAAAAGTGAattatactttgggctttacccccaacactgattataaaATGACATATGTGGATTAGTTGAGTGCATTGTCTTATTGGCAAATAATAAGAGAAGGAAGAGATTCTGTAATATTTCATTGTGAGATACAATATTCTGCACAATGCCATCCAAGTATACAGAAAGTGCACATTTTAGCAAACCttttttacacaaatacaaaactttGCAATCTCTCAATATGCAAACGGTCAATGTGATGCGTCACGTTTGTGTGTACTCTCAGGTGTGTCGTGAATACCAGCGTGGCAACTGCTCTCGCGGGGAGACGGACTGCAGGTTTGCCCACCCTGCCGACAGCACAATGATCGACCCCAGTGACAACACAGTGACGGTGTGTATGGATTACATAAAAGGCCGCTGCTCCAGAGACAAGTGCAAATACTTCCACCCTCCTGCACATCTGCAGGCCAAGATCAAAGCAGCCCAGCACCAGGTCAATCAGGCCACGGCCGCCGCTGCCATGGTGAGCACGTCCTCTACTGCAcaccacacacatgcacacacatactaGTACTGTATCCCATTCATCATATTGTATATAGAATTAACACTTTCTTAGATGGTATATATTTGATCTCGGGTTAACATTGACATTTCTGTGGCATTTGTAAAGTCTATATTACAAAGGAGTCTTTAAAATAAGGATTTATGACCATTTTAGGAATGTTTcttatacattatatttctgATAGAGCTCTGTATAAGATATTATATACCTCAAGTCATTGCCATTCCCATTTAAACTGCATAAATACTTAATTTCATCATCCTGTCGAGCAGAGAGCAGTGTCatacttatttttatgtaaCATTTGATCATTTCTGCACATTAAATGTATGTTTGCAATCCAGCGCAATCAATGTTATCCACTGTTGACGTATTACACAACTGTTTATTGTCAATGAAACCCTGTAAATGTTACGATAATTGATGTACTTGTTAATCTTAATCTCAGTACAGAGTTTCCTAAAACAGAATGGACTGTATTTCTGCATGCCTTAGTCCTGATATCCCCCTGTATACTGCATTCcaatgatttgtttttatttgtttttttctcaccTACCCAAAATGCACTGCTGCCCCCATGATGCACCTCTGCTTGCTGTTTATGTTAATGCGCTTGAACCCCATTGGCCCATTGCCATCATGTGCTCGCTGCCTGCTAATTAAGACTCAGTCGGCTGTCAAATCACTGAAGCGACCCCTCGAAGCCACCTTTGACCTGGTACTATGACCTTTCACCTTTTTGCTTGGCATGTTGCTTTATTGTAGTGtcttaacaaaaaaaaaggaaagataaTTTGCAAGCATAGTCCTTTTGTTATGTGTTTATTTAATGCCTCTGTTGTGTTCTATGTTACCATGTCGTGTGATCAACTGACTGTGGCGAGCATATGCTCGGCTTTAACCAGAAACAAGATATGCGAGTCTGCCGCAATCAGATCATCACACGTGTGTTATTCCAGAGCGTGAGGACAGGGCCAGATGTTCCAAACTCTAGTGACATGGCTTCTATATGTCTATACAGCATTTAAGTTCAGTGTCTTGATAGGGTGCATGTTTAGTATCTCTGTATAGTGCATGTGTCTATGGGAGGGGTAGCAGCAGAAGAATACTAAAGCTCCACCACCAAAGCAACAGAAAAGATCTAGTCTCTTTCTCACACTTATCATGGAGTGAGCAGtgcagttttttttccttttttatttttttcttttattttaatgagtTGTTTTTGTCACTCTTGTCTGCAAAACATTTGAGTAGTGCTACGCTTGCTTCATTTGCATTGAGTTAGCAGTATGGATGTTGTAGTGTTAATGAATTAATATTCTCCTGATGTAAAACTAATAATGTAAATCACAGGTGCTAATTTTAGTAATAGCGAGAGAAAATGGCTCTTTGGCTTTTGCTTGTGCCGTAGAAATGTATTAGCTGCCgcttgcttgcttgtttgtcAGAATCAAGCCCTGTGATGTTTTGCCCTCTGATGATAATTCTGTCTTTTTCTTGTTCCTTTCCTGTTTTTACTCTCTTCTACACGTCTCAACCCATTCCCCATTTCCTCCACCCCCCTTCCCTGTGGTCTTATCGGAGCAGGGAATTCCTCACAGTGTCATGCCACCTTTACCAAAGCGGCCTGCGCTTGAGAAAGCCAACGGTGCCACGAGCATGTTCAGTACTGGCATGCTCCAGTACCAGCAGGCTTTGGCCAACATGCAGTTTCAGCAGCAAGCTGCCTTTATTCCGTCAGGTAGGACTTCCTGTCACCCCTGACCACCCCTTGATCTCACCTTTGACCTTACTAAACCACGAGGGATGCACGAAGACatgggatattttttttttttacagagacAGGGTTCCCACAGCCATAAAACTGTATGAATATCAGGAAAATTTCTTGCACCCTGATGTAAATACTATAAGTATTTGCATTTTATGTAGTAACATACTATGGtaaaatataatcaatatttgatcattaataatataaatgtataacaaTTTATTGTCATGTATGTCATATATATTTATgacaatattttaatgtaatataaaattatatttattataataatataaatataatatagtatataacAGTATTTATAGTATAATTATagtataatttcattaaatatagcATATCATAGTATAGTATGATATAATTTgcttagtgctgtcaaatcaattaatcacgattaatcgcatctaacataaaggtttgtgtttacatataaaatgtgtgtgtgtattttattatatttatatatattgtgtgtgtgtgtgtctgtgtgtgtatatatatatatatatatatatatacatacatacacatacatatatatatgtatatgtataaatatgtgtATACACATAGagacaaatatataatatataaatgtaataatatatatacacacataatatgtaaacaaacttttgttagatgtgattaatcgcgattaatcgatttgacagcactaaataatataaatagtataaatatttctttactatctctctctctctctatatatatatattattaattatatgtatgtatgtattaaatattttcatgtatttgTAATACTTCTAGTAATTCTAATAATTctagtaataatataatattataataatataaatattatattatatggtAAACTTATATGATAAGTTTATAAATATAGTATAACATTATAGTATGGTataatttattgtaataatgcaaatataataaaatatgaatattactttacaattacaattattactttacaatattatttatatttattttatatattgatattattgtttatacattatttttaaaatatacagtatatatatatatatatatatatatatatatagtcaaaccaaaaattattcagacactagataaacttttttatattttttttactagtgggtgcaggacactatagttcatttatgtaagtgaggataacaaaataaagtaaactgtgacatattatacccaaaaattcttcatacagtggatgaccagtaaaatttataaaaatttgggaccaaaaattattcagacactttgacctgaccatgttttgcttaagtgttatctgacataattaagattatttttgtctgacacagtttaactctgagatcttgtcatattttattaccattttttaaactatagtgaataaactgtaataatgaatgaaatgttcaaggtgtctgaatacattttggtttgactgtatatacacacacacgatttttaacaacatttttagTTCCATCAAACTGCTGGAATGCAATGCTGTTTACACACGGTGCAAGTAGTCTCTCCTTTAAAATTAATTCTAAAAATCATTATCCAGTAATCTCAAACTCCTGGAAAAGTTATGGAAAACCATTTGGTCAGAAGGTGTGGGAACCTTGCATTATGCGCCCAGTAAACTGAGCAATAAGAAATGGGGCTGTCTGTCAGTTTCTCTGTATCACTTCATCATTGTATCACATTACTACTCTGGTACATACTTATAGTTGGGCTCATGGCTTTCACTGCGAAATACAGTTGCCAGTAACCCTGGGATGCCCCTCAGTTACACTAATGTCTGCTATGATGACTGTCACATATACACATGTTTCTGTGAGCTTACAAATACACATTCTCCCTTCCTGAGTTCATGGTTTTGTCAACTAATCGGTCTTTTATGGACATCATGCTGTATCACTGTAATGATTATTGTCTTCCTTTAATTATGATTTCTTCACTCTAACCAACCTTGTGATGGGCTGTTGTGATTCTTCTCCCTTTCCAATCCACTTCCTGTTGCAATGCATGATGGGCAGGCTCAATATTGTGCATGACCCCTGCAGCAAGCGTGGGTAGGTTTCTAGACTTCGTCCTCTTAGTTGTTGTAACGCCCTCAAAATCCACATGGCCGACAAACTGGCATTGATAACTGCGCATCTTTGTTAGCGCTTCACATATGAAGCATTTATATATCTGTGATTTGaagttaaagtcaacatgaaacggcatttcaaacacattttacttccataatacaacatatttccaagtgaaacagaatattcaaGAAGATATATAGGGGCagaacttgattttatccatcagcAATTGCGTTCAATTACGAAAAGTGGCTTTTAAACACTCAAATAGTGAATTGGAGGGGGTGGctgaaaaataatgcattaacgTGCACCAATGCATCATGCAtgttaagaaagtaaataggaAGCATTTTgacttcatgttgactttaaacatacacaaaaaaaaaaaaaaaaaaaaaaattctagcaTTTTGTGTATCGTTTTGTGGGTTTTGGTGGCTTTTTAAAGAGATAATTTacctaaaactgaaatttctgtcattattaattCACCCACATGGAAGACAAAAGATTTTGAATAATCTTTCCATGCATGTTCAAATATGCGGAATGAAgaatgaaatttgagagatttttaaaatgcccctattatgctttttcgaatatgACCTTTCATGAAgtatgtaatatagctgtttgtgaatgcaaaAGTCTGCAAAgatttaaagatcaaagtgcatgacaaataaagttattgtctcctacaataaagaattgattctgaactgccaaaAGAGTcatcagcaattccagtctaggtttgtaacaaatttgcataatgccagcctacggtcttcattggctgcccctGAACAACGTCTACTTAGTACTTTGACCCACCTTCagacactgtagttgtagctgagaagCAACATGtataaataagcaattttaaccaggacacggaccatatcaatgacatcatacccacgttaccctcgatttccggttttattttgtacaaaccatggaaacaccaaagattctttaatatgtgtttttattatacaggtgagcaactgttcgGATACAttaatcaacagaaaactaatcatggttatatagctcaacacagtaagtcttattgtttaaatcttgttttcttgatttactgtgagtaccatgttttaccatgcctaatatcgatctagcttactgcagtgtgcaacaagtgtctcatagtagccgcctagcgaatgcacagagtagcattataacaactttcaacacacaaatgtttctaatatgatgaaacagcactgcgttaccccacatacgcatgACTGGAAGAAGCGTAAGCGGtcgtctgcggcataataaaagctccactgctctcgagccaTGTGTCGCGCTTGtgtctcattagcaatcgctccagcggcctcgttcagctccaacggctttcagccacaccgtccttcatactacagtaatgttaataaatctttaatacattagctcatcggatactttccaccggctgtagacgtgaagacaacacctcccatgattccgcgaaatcaaggcgtcatcaagctactcctttgttttgaataagcgacctctagtggctaaaattacatattgtgcctttaaaggctcggggaagaaggaggcgggaaccggcaaaTAATCAACGTAAATTtaatccaaaaaaaaacaaacaacaaaacaaaagtaaagtgGCAGCCCCTTACGGACGACTGCCGCATAAAAACACAGCATAAATAGTCCAGGTTTGGTCCTTTCCCGTCTTGTCACTCTTCCTTTTATCGTTCACTctaaacctgaataagttggcaaaacttgAGGTTTagttgcctcaaaatttttaagttaagaaattcaaagtttaagtaagcagaactggcagatttttattttgtactactcatacattttatttgttcttaacttgaaatgtttgagtacactcatacatttaacttaaaattatcatgtaaccctaatgtaaacatttttattagtgtaaaattagctagctataacaagctaatccaaaaaaatgctaacttgctaatttgttaacatgttaacaatagcatggtatagcacttgatgaatgagtacagcaatataaagcatttaacattgctctcaaaccaagccgcgtgcaagttcataaaactcaaaacaatgaaacatttcagtttacttaaaatatatcagttctgtgaacttgaaagaaaaagaaacttctaaatactcataaaagttaatttgactgaactaatttgtttaatttaagtttgtcctactcaaaccaattaattattttgagtgttagggtttacagtgttccGGAGATCCTCCGcgagcagggttgccaggttttcacaacaaaacccgcccaattgctactcaaaactagcccaaaactagcccaatggcATTTCAGGGGGGTCTCCATGTAAAAATCAAGTTCCAGGGGGTGAAATCCgcgtttttggcggggttcctctggtaaaattcgcaattcgggggctaaatatcatgttatttgggttcatttcaacccgcggcaacagtgtaaaagaaGCCCAATTCCGcaggaaaaccgcagacttggcaacactgtccGTGACACTCGAGGCCGGTGGGGCGCAGGTGATGTTCATTAGCACTCGCGTCTGTTCCCAATGCTCTTGGCCCCACCCTGTTTGCCACAGTTGCGTTGTTGACATGTCGAGAAGTTgcctgttttctgtgctgcgaatccactttgcatgcacttccaatAAGGACTcaaattgatatggtaaaactgACGCCATTGTTACAATTTGTGTATACAAGCgctgaggaagcctccggagttgaaattcagatatggtaatggccgTTACGCTTCCGACACATGCTGTatgtggtagaccaatcacaatagactgggccatctgaccaatcagagcagagtaggctctagGAAAGGAGGAGTTTAGAGATACCAAATCCTTTATCGAGCCGTTTCAGACACTggagctgtgtctcatttcagaggctgcgtcctccggaggtcgcatttgtcGGCCGCATACGTCATCGAggcggtctcatttaagaaaagtaaccattagattgcaaagtaagaaagaaatgacagtattttacatttcacgaggaataacagtcaattttattacggttaattttcttaaataagacatccttgatgaagtatgcagccttcaaatgcgacttCCGGAGGACGctgcctccgaaatgagacacagatTGTGAGTAAAGAGGTCATGTgcagtgtatattatgagaaagtgTTATATCTGACCTTGGAttcatgtaaacctattgtaggagacctacAAAACTAAATTAGaatcctttaaaatagcataattggggcactttaaagaaaaacaaccCAAAATTCCACTGGATGGCAAATTTTCTCTTTATGTATACcacgtaaaaaaaaacaaaaaacatatgggtttggaatgaacTTGGGGGGAAATAAATATGCCAGaagttttaattttgggtgaactatcttttTAACACTTTGTAGTTGATACTATTTTTCACTGCATTTGTTTGTAATCAGTGTTGAGCATGATGTTCAAGTAACAGAAAATAAGACAAGGGTTAATTGTTAATGTACTATAGTAGATGGAAGCTGAAACCTAAATGCAAAGTTTATGAGATGCCATGCCTTTGTTTCCTTGTTCTTGTAGCTCTTGATGTGTTGGCTCATATGACACTTTACCTGCCCTTATGTCTTCTTTAGAACAATCTCTCTTGCCACCACTTTTGGTTTGCCGTTTGCTGAAATCACCTTCAATGCTCACTTTTCTTTCCATTCCCCTCTGTGTCCACTCACTCATCATGTTTGTGCACCTGTTGGCCACACTCCCTGTATGTGTGCTTATACCATTTTCCCTCTGAAAAGTTCCCATGATGCACGGCGCTTCCCCGGCCGCTGTGTCCGCAGCAACCACATCTGCCACAAGTGTTCCCTTCGCATCTGCATCAGCCAATCAGGTTTGCTCTTTTATGGCTttttctctctatctctcacacacacatatacacactctcttgatctatctctttctgtctgaGGGATGTTTCTAAATGCCGGGGGTCCTTTCAAAGTAATCTCTCCCCCTTGTTGGCCTACACAGGTTTTTTAAAAGGCGTAGTCTTTTTATGGTGCTTCAAACAACAGATTcacaatgaaaaatgtttattttgaccTGTAATTTTTTCACTGCAGACACTGACTGAGGGATtgtactaaaaataacatttgtgcACAAGTATATTGAGTTGTTTGAAGTACCTTCTGTACAGGgtttacacacaaactacaATAAAAATTAGTCTGAAATTGCCTGTGCgctgttaaaatggtgtaaaatgtaattaaagctCCAATAAGAATTGAAATTTCTATTAAAGCATCGTTTTTATGTTGTATTTGACGGTTATAAATagcattttaatattgttttttttgtccttttttattttgaggacTCTTCTCTATCAAAGCTGACTACCAACGAATACATGCAATTGGTATGTATGAGGTAGTTTTTCTTAGTGTTTTGCTTCGGGTACATCTTTGCCGGCTGTGAAGGataaattatttcttttttttttttttcctgcttcattttgttgttttgctgATCAAGATACAGAAAAGAGTTTCCAACAGCTTAAATTCATATGATCAATACAAATCAGCGTTGCAGGCCGCCATGACATTAGTCTGTTACAAATATTACCATTTTGCCAAGGTTCTTCGTAGATTGAAACATTAGTAGAGACTATTTCAAATACCTtcaattattgaaataaaagtgAAGGTCAACAAGTTGGAAAAATGGAATGTGCATGGGAAATCACTGACTTCTCC
Encoded here:
- the mbnl1 gene encoding muscleblind-like protein 1 isoform X19 — its product is MAMLAQQMQLANAIMPGSQLQPMPMFSVTPSLATNASAAAAAAAAAAFNPYLGPVSPGLMSAEILPSAPVLMAGNPAVASMPSAANAAAAASAVAAQKLLRTDRLEVCREYQRGNCSRGETDCRFAHPADSTMIDPSDNTVTVCMDYIKGRCSRDKCKYFHPPAHLQAKIKAAQHQVNQATAAAAMTQSAVKSLKRPLEATFDLGIPHSVMPPLPKRPALEKANGATSMFSTGMLQYQQALANMQFQQQAAFIPSGSILCMTPAASVGEQLFGYINQQKTNHGYIAQHIPMMHGASPAAVSAATTSATSVPFASASANQDSSLSKLTTNEYMQLIPIISAEHLTSHKYLTQM
- the mbnl1 gene encoding muscleblind-like protein 1 isoform X3; translation: MAMNMAHMRDTKWLTLEVCREFQRGTCSRSDAECKFAHPAKSCQVENGRVIACFDSLKGRCSRENCKYLHPPPHLKTQLEINGRNNLIQQKNMAMLAQQMQLANAIMPGSQLQPMPMFSVTPSLATNASAAAAAAAAAAFNPYLGPVSPGLMSAEILPSAPVLMAGNPAVASMPSAANAAAAASAVAAQKLLRTDRLEVCREYQRGNCSRGETDCRFAHPADSTMIDPSDNTVTVCMDYIKGRCSRDKCKYFHPPAHLQAKIKAAQHQVNQATAAAAMTQSAVKSLKRPLEATFDLGIPHSVMPPLPKRPALEKANGATSMFSTGMLQYQQALANMQFQQQAAFIPSGEQLFGYINQQKTNHGYIAQHIPMMHGASPAAVSAATTSATSVPFASASANQDSSLSKLTTNEYMQLIPIISAEHLTSHKYLTQM
- the mbnl1 gene encoding muscleblind-like protein 1 isoform X1; this encodes MAMNMAHMRDTKWLTLEVCREFQRGTCSRSDAECKFAHPAKSCQVENGRVIACFDSLKGRCSRENCKYLHPPPHLKTQLEINGRNNLIQQKNMAMLAQQMQLANAIMPGSQLQPMPMFSVTPSLATNASAAAAAAAAAAFNPYLGPVSPGLMSAEILPSAPVLMAGNPAVASMPSAANAAAAASAVAAQKLLRTDRLEVCREYQRGNCSRGETDCRFAHPADSTMIDPSDNTVTVCMDYIKGRCSRDKCKYFHPPAHLQAKIKAAQHQVNQATAAAAMTQSAVKSLKRPLEATFDLGIPHSVMPPLPKRPALEKANGATSMFSTGMLQYQQALANMQFQQQAAFIPSGSILCMTPAASVGEQLFGYINQQKTNHGYIAQHIPMMHGASPAAVSAATTSATSVPFASASANQDSSLSKLTTNEYMQLIPIISAEHLTSHKYLTQM
- the mbnl1 gene encoding muscleblind-like protein 1 isoform X2 yields the protein MAMNMAHMRDTKWLTLEVCREFQRGTCSRSDAECKFAHPAKSCQVENGRVIACFDSLKGRCSRENCKYLHPPPHLKTQLEINGRNNLIQQKNMAMLAQQMQLANAIMPGSQLQPMPMFSVTPSLATNASAAAAAAAAAAFNPYLGPVSPGLMSAEILPSAPVLMAGNPAVASMPSAANAAAAASAVAAQKLLRTDRLEVCREYQRGNCSRGETDCRFAHPADSTMIDPSDNTVTVCMDYIKGRCSRDKCKYFHPPAHLQAKIKAAQHQVNQATAAAAMTQSAVKSLKRPLEATFDLGIPHSVMPPLPKRPALEKANGATSMFSTGMLQYQQALANMQFQQQAAFIPSGSILCMTPAASVGEQLFGYINQQKTNHGYIAQHIPMMHGASPAAVSAATTSATSVPFASASANQLTTNEYMQLIPIISAEHLTSHKYLTQM